The proteins below are encoded in one region of Pseudoduganella armeniaca:
- a CDS encoding M1 family metallopeptidase has protein sequence MRTPFTLRAAGSIVTLALLGPVSAFAQDPLSYARYNEVRTTALHLDLKADFGRKTLAGYAELTLNWLDKNARTLVLDTRQLSIARVQVQTANGAWAPASYMLDKADPKKGQALRISLRDQPNKVRIYYHTAPTASALQWLTPAQTLSGKRPFMFSQSEPIDARSWVPVQDTPAVRFTYTARVAAPNGMRVVMSAENDQQGTGKGGWSFRMPQPIPSYLLAIAIGELQVRNLGPRSAVYAEPGRIEAAAFELADTEKMIAAAESLYGAYRWGRYDMLVAPPSFPIGGMENPRMTFLTPTMIAGDRSLNDLIAHELAHSWSGNLVTNASWKHWWLNEGFTTYVTTRVIESLYGSEVADMNLQVEQEEAIASLKEIPVAKQALLTRDPDVNPDTYTDEGLAYPKGAWFLRTLEQRAGREVFDPFLRGWFDQHAFQSVTTEQFLAYLRANLLDKHPEIMTQAELDEWLYGAGIPASAKRVVSQRFVAVDAQRDAWLKGEQATADLTARGWTAMEWMHFLNDIDNKANAAQLRELDQTFGLRTSRNNEIAYRFYLAAVHANYDVRQQLNAFLMSVGRQKFVVPLYGALLKNPNQAAWARDVFAKARPRYHPETQASVAKLLKK, from the coding sequence ATGCGAACACCCTTCACACTGCGCGCCGCAGGCTCCATCGTCACGCTGGCGCTGCTCGGCCCCGTCTCCGCGTTTGCCCAGGACCCTCTGAGCTACGCCCGCTACAACGAGGTGCGCACCACCGCGCTGCACCTGGACCTGAAGGCCGATTTCGGCCGCAAGACGCTGGCCGGCTACGCCGAACTGACCTTGAACTGGCTGGACAAGAATGCCCGCACCCTGGTGCTGGACACCCGCCAGCTGAGCATCGCGCGCGTGCAGGTGCAGACCGCCAACGGCGCCTGGGCGCCCGCCTCGTACATGCTGGACAAGGCCGATCCGAAGAAGGGCCAGGCGCTGCGCATCTCGCTGCGCGACCAGCCGAACAAGGTTCGCATCTATTACCACACGGCGCCCACGGCAAGCGCCTTGCAGTGGCTGACGCCGGCGCAAACGCTGTCCGGCAAGCGCCCGTTCATGTTCAGCCAGTCGGAGCCGATCGACGCCCGCTCGTGGGTGCCGGTGCAGGATACGCCGGCCGTGCGCTTCACCTACACGGCGCGCGTGGCCGCGCCGAACGGCATGCGCGTCGTCATGAGCGCCGAGAACGACCAACAGGGCACCGGCAAGGGCGGCTGGAGCTTCCGCATGCCGCAGCCGATCCCGTCTTATCTGCTGGCGATCGCCATCGGCGAGCTGCAGGTGCGCAACCTGGGACCGCGTTCCGCCGTGTACGCGGAGCCGGGCCGCATCGAGGCCGCCGCCTTCGAGCTGGCCGATACCGAGAAGATGATCGCCGCCGCCGAATCGCTGTACGGCGCCTACCGGTGGGGCCGTTACGACATGCTGGTGGCGCCGCCGTCGTTCCCCATCGGCGGCATGGAAAACCCGCGCATGACGTTCCTGACGCCGACCATGATCGCCGGCGACCGCAGCCTGAACGACCTGATCGCGCATGAACTGGCGCACTCCTGGTCCGGCAACCTGGTCACCAACGCCTCCTGGAAGCACTGGTGGCTGAACGAAGGTTTCACCACCTACGTGACCACGCGCGTGATCGAAAGCCTGTACGGCAGCGAGGTCGCGGACATGAACCTGCAGGTCGAGCAGGAAGAGGCCATCGCTTCGCTGAAGGAGATTCCCGTCGCCAAACAGGCGCTGCTGACGCGCGACCCGGACGTCAACCCGGACACGTACACGGACGAGGGCCTGGCCTATCCGAAGGGCGCCTGGTTCCTGCGCACGCTGGAACAGCGCGCCGGCCGCGAGGTGTTCGATCCGTTCCTGCGCGGCTGGTTCGACCAGCACGCGTTCCAGTCGGTGACGACGGAGCAGTTCCTGGCCTACCTGCGCGCCAACTTGCTGGACAAGCATCCGGAGATCATGACGCAGGCGGAGCTGGACGAATGGCTGTACGGCGCAGGCATCCCCGCCAGCGCCAAGCGCGTTGTGTCGCAGCGCTTCGTTGCCGTCGATGCCCAGCGCGACGCATGGCTGAAGGGCGAGCAGGCCACCGCCGACCTGACGGCGCGTGGCTGGACGGCCATGGAATGGATGCACTTCCTGAACGATATCGACAACAAGGCCAATGCCGCCCAGCTGCGTGAGCTGGACCAGACGTTCGGCCTGCGTACGAGCCGCAACAACGAGATCGCCTATCGCTTCTACCTGGCCGCCGTGCACGCGAACTACGACGTGCGCCAGCAGCTGAACGCGTTCCTGATGAGCGTGGGCCGGCAGAAGTTCGTCGTGCCGCTGTATGGAGCGCTGCTGAAGAACCCGAACCAGGCCGCCTGGGCGCGCGACGTGTTCGCCAAGGCACGCCCGCGCTACCATCCCGAGACCCAGGCTTCCGTGGCGAAGCTGCTGAAGAAATAA
- a CDS encoding CCA tRNA nucleotidyltransferase encodes MQPFDSRLPAALTDAAALITRHGARCCLAGGAVRDLCLGRTPTDFDLVTDMTAARLAGLFERVEQRHGRYPVSVLRWQDHVFELTQLPCDAADALAQDALTRDFRLNAMYYDFATRRLADPVGGLADIDAATVAPIHGALATIERDPLTMLRAVRFSQRLGFAITPAFRAAMATQAATIATVAPDRLLVELYRQLTGGHAQASMLALREHGILAALWPALDALYDDDRTGAYTRFVLACIDSNARDGTALSFAAIVSCLLWGHCLDAALPAHANARAAKLARQPDRLGLLARYGAGMRRVWAAQFGQRPAPATRPTELDVAARNLRLLRQAFHAGVAA; translated from the coding sequence GCTGCCCTGATCACCCGCCACGGCGCGCGTTGCTGCCTGGCCGGCGGCGCCGTACGTGACCTGTGCCTGGGCCGGACGCCGACCGACTTCGACCTCGTCACGGACATGACAGCGGCGCGACTCGCCGGCCTGTTCGAGCGGGTGGAGCAGCGGCATGGTCGCTACCCCGTCTCGGTGCTGCGCTGGCAGGACCACGTGTTCGAACTGACCCAGCTGCCGTGCGACGCTGCCGACGCGCTGGCGCAGGACGCCCTGACGCGCGACTTCCGCCTCAACGCCATGTATTACGACTTTGCCACGCGCCGGCTGGCCGACCCCGTCGGCGGCCTGGCCGACATCGATGCGGCAACCGTGGCGCCCATCCATGGCGCGCTGGCGACGATCGAACGCGATCCGCTCACCATGCTGCGCGCGGTGCGCTTCAGCCAGCGGCTGGGCTTCGCCATCACCCCCGCGTTCCGCGCGGCGATGGCGACGCAGGCCGCCACCATCGCGACCGTGGCACCGGACAGGCTGCTGGTGGAGCTGTACCGGCAGCTGACCGGCGGGCATGCCCAAGCCAGCATGCTGGCGCTGCGCGAGCATGGCATCCTGGCCGCGCTGTGGCCCGCGCTCGATGCGCTGTACGACGACGACCGGACCGGCGCGTACACGCGCTTCGTACTGGCCTGCATCGACAGCAATGCCCGCGACGGCACCGCGCTGTCGTTCGCGGCCATCGTCAGCTGCCTGCTGTGGGGGCATTGCCTCGATGCGGCGCTGCCGGCGCATGCGAACGCGCGCGCGGCCAAGCTGGCGCGGCAGCCGGACCGATTGGGTCTGTTGGCCCGGTATGGCGCGGGCATGCGGCGCGTTTGGGCGGCGCAGTTCGGCCAGCGCCCGGCGCCCGCCACCCGGCCCACCGAACTGGACGTGGCGGCGCGCAACCTGCGCCTGCTGCGGCAGGCGTTCCACGCCGGGGTCGCGGCATGA
- a CDS encoding serine hydrolase yields the protein MHLKKPFIAALLLAACGAAVSHIPVLAADTSGAVVTNAPATAFDLERDVNAALKAFDVPGMAIAIVKDGQVVAVKGFGVRKLGDPAPVTGKTLFEIASNSKAFTAAALAQLVDEGKLAWDDPVTKHLPDFRMYDPYVTQEMTVRDLLVHRSGLGLGAGDLLWWPTTTFSTDEIIQRLRYVKPATSFRASYAYDNLLYIVAGRIIAQKTGKSWGEAMRARILDPLGMTGTTTSVAAMYQSPDHAAPHSRIDDRISVVKPMPVENAIGAVGINTNAEDFAKWMNALLAGGTVGETRLFSAAQAREMWTPQTPVKIMEPKPALAATRANFNSYGLGFYVRDYRGRKLVMHGGALQGFYSRVMMLPDEKLGVAIFTNAENSGSMAALGWRILDHYLGVAPTDWIGIIAAQEQQNHRDELARQGKATAARAAGSKPSLPRTSYDGEYSDPWYGSAIIRHEGKKQIFSFSRTPDLTGEMEHYQHDTFIVRWKERNFNADAYVTFALNPDGSIERMKMAAISTETDFSYDFHDLAFTPVKSKAK from the coding sequence ATGCATCTGAAGAAACCATTCATCGCAGCGCTGCTGCTGGCCGCCTGCGGCGCGGCTGTATCGCACATCCCCGTGCTGGCGGCCGATACCAGCGGTGCCGTCGTCACCAATGCGCCGGCGACCGCCTTCGATCTCGAACGCGACGTCAATGCGGCGTTGAAAGCGTTCGATGTGCCGGGCATGGCGATTGCCATCGTCAAGGACGGCCAGGTGGTAGCGGTCAAGGGATTCGGCGTGCGCAAGCTGGGCGACCCGGCGCCCGTGACGGGCAAGACGCTGTTCGAGATCGCCTCGAACTCCAAAGCCTTCACCGCCGCGGCGCTGGCGCAGCTGGTCGATGAGGGCAAGCTGGCCTGGGACGATCCGGTCACGAAGCACCTGCCGGACTTTCGCATGTACGACCCGTATGTCACGCAGGAGATGACGGTGCGCGACCTGCTGGTGCACCGCAGCGGCCTGGGGCTGGGCGCCGGCGACTTGCTGTGGTGGCCGACGACGACGTTCAGCACGGACGAGATCATCCAGCGGCTGCGCTACGTGAAGCCGGCCACCAGCTTCCGCGCCAGCTACGCCTACGACAACCTGCTGTACATCGTGGCTGGCCGCATCATCGCGCAGAAAACGGGCAAGAGCTGGGGCGAGGCGATGCGGGCGCGGATCCTGGACCCATTGGGCATGACGGGCACGACGACCAGCGTGGCGGCGATGTATCAGTCGCCCGACCATGCGGCGCCACACAGCCGCATCGACGACCGCATCAGCGTCGTCAAGCCGATGCCGGTCGAGAACGCGATCGGCGCCGTTGGCATCAATACCAACGCCGAGGACTTCGCCAAGTGGATGAACGCGCTGCTGGCCGGCGGCACCGTGGGCGAGACGCGCCTGTTCAGCGCGGCGCAGGCGCGCGAGATGTGGACGCCGCAAACGCCCGTCAAGATCATGGAGCCGAAACCGGCACTGGCGGCCACGCGCGCCAATTTCAATTCGTACGGCCTGGGCTTCTACGTGCGCGACTACCGCGGCCGCAAGCTCGTCATGCACGGCGGCGCGCTGCAGGGCTTCTACTCGCGCGTGATGATGCTGCCGGACGAGAAGCTGGGCGTGGCGATCTTCACCAACGCCGAGAACAGCGGCTCGATGGCGGCGCTGGGCTGGCGCATCCTCGACCACTACCTGGGCGTGGCGCCGACCGACTGGATCGGCATCATCGCGGCGCAGGAACAGCAGAACCACCGCGACGAACTGGCGCGCCAGGGCAAGGCCACGGCGGCGCGCGCAGCCGGCTCGAAGCCGTCGCTGCCGCGCACCAGCTACGACGGCGAGTACAGCGACCCGTGGTACGGCAGCGCGATCATCCGCCATGAAGGCAAGAAGCAGATCTTCTCGTTCAGCCGCACGCCGGACCTGACGGGTGAGATGGAGCACTACCAGCACGATACGTTCATCGTGCGCTGGAAGGAGCGCAACTTCAATGCCGACGCCTATGTGACGTTCGCACTGAATCCGGACGGCTCGATCGAGCGCATGAAGATGGCGGCCATCTCGACCGAAACGGACTTCAGCTACGACTTCCACGACCTGGCGTTCACACCCGTGAAGTCCAAGGCAAAGTGA
- a CDS encoding TMEM165/GDT1 family protein, with protein MEAFLVSTGIVALAEIGDKTQLLAFVLATQFRRPLPIVFGIFVATLVNHFFAAAVGSWITNVMGPDILRWVLGLGFLAMAAWIMVPDEIDENEPHTSRYGVFAATVIAFFLAEMGDKTQIATVALAARFEQIVPVVAGTTLGMMLANVPAVYIGKRAATAVNLKLVHGIAAVIFVALGVATLMGVGQAVGL; from the coding sequence ATGGAAGCCTTCCTCGTCTCCACCGGTATCGTCGCCCTAGCTGAAATCGGCGACAAGACCCAGTTGCTCGCCTTTGTCCTCGCCACGCAGTTCCGCCGTCCGCTGCCCATCGTCTTCGGCATCTTCGTCGCCACCCTCGTCAACCACTTCTTCGCGGCCGCCGTCGGCAGCTGGATCACCAATGTCATGGGTCCGGACATCCTGCGCTGGGTACTGGGCCTGGGCTTCCTGGCGATGGCCGCCTGGATCATGGTGCCCGACGAGATCGACGAGAACGAACCGCACACGAGCCGCTACGGCGTGTTCGCCGCCACCGTGATCGCCTTCTTCCTGGCCGAGATGGGCGACAAGACGCAGATCGCCACCGTGGCACTGGCCGCGCGCTTCGAGCAGATCGTACCGGTCGTCGCCGGCACCACGCTGGGCATGATGCTGGCGAACGTGCCGGCGGTGTATATCGGCAAGCGCGCGGCAACGGCCGTCAACCTGAAGCTGGTGCACGGCATCGCCGCCGTGATCTTTGTCGCGCTGGGGGTGGCGACGTTGATGGGGGTTGGGCAGGCTGTCGGCTTGTGA
- a CDS encoding Fic family protein, with translation MKRTRHQPSRQGGVQSHAERIGAVTLRERETAAVACLLAFLRWHGTHVSYENAVDIAPVPFGGPSAKLLAHCAFRLGIEAVPVGVDAFGDASFTPLLVTRNSGYAFLLLARQQGRFVVVLPGSAPHVDLLDEGAGLREDIRHCHALTLAPQPGPWFRRRCRNGRLFLNPWLAAYTASYSESAVRQLNLQLGRLERPQGDDTALAGLSLTALLAANRRLCPALPQYFGRFRTVNLRRTSAFVDYRAIPQALEQLLATVTQWTGTTLAAALVAPLAARILVDFLTIHPFVNGNRRVGMALVTHFAAAHGLSVDWRKASRAQLYFAVRCACKGHFRMLERLLADATMAGPAA, from the coding sequence ATGAAGCGCACGCGCCACCAGCCGTCGCGCCAGGGCGGCGTACAGTCCCATGCCGAGCGCATTGGCGCGGTAACGCTGCGCGAACGCGAAACGGCGGCCGTGGCCTGCCTGCTCGCCTTCCTGCGCTGGCACGGCACGCACGTGTCCTACGAAAACGCGGTCGATATCGCGCCGGTGCCATTCGGCGGCCCGTCCGCCAAGCTGCTCGCGCATTGCGCGTTCCGGCTTGGCATCGAGGCCGTGCCGGTCGGCGTGGACGCCTTCGGCGACGCCAGCTTCACGCCCCTGCTGGTGACGCGCAATTCCGGCTATGCCTTCCTGCTGCTGGCACGCCAGCAGGGCCGGTTCGTGGTCGTGCTGCCGGGCAGCGCGCCGCATGTGGACCTGCTCGACGAGGGCGCGGGCCTGCGCGAGGACATCCGTCACTGCCATGCCCTGACGCTGGCGCCGCAGCCGGGCCCTTGGTTCCGGCGCCGCTGCCGCAATGGCCGCCTGTTCCTCAATCCGTGGCTTGCCGCCTACACGGCGAGCTATTCGGAAAGCGCCGTGCGCCAGCTCAACCTGCAGCTCGGCCGGCTGGAGCGGCCGCAAGGCGACGACACCGCATTGGCCGGGCTGTCGCTCACCGCGCTGCTGGCCGCCAACCGTCGCCTCTGCCCTGCCCTGCCGCAGTATTTCGGCCGCTTCCGTACCGTCAACCTGCGCCGCACGTCGGCCTTCGTCGACTACCGCGCGATCCCGCAGGCGCTGGAACAACTGCTTGCCACCGTGACGCAATGGACGGGCACTACCCTGGCAGCGGCGCTGGTCGCACCGCTTGCAGCCCGCATCCTGGTGGACTTCCTGACGATTCATCCATTCGTCAACGGCAACCGCCGGGTTGGCATGGCGCTCGTCACGCACTTCGCGGCCGCGCATGGCCTGTCGGTCGACTGGCGGAAGGCCTCGCGCGCACAGCTCTACTTCGCGGTGCGCTGCGCCTGCAAGGGGCACTTCCGCATGCTGGAACGGCTGCTCGCCGATGCCACGATGGCCGGCCCCGCCGCATGA